The region CTGAAATTCCTGAAGAAGAAAAAGCTCCTGCTATGCCAAATCCTGGTGCTGGTATGGGTGGTTTCTAAAAAATTTTTACAGCAAAGTAAAAATTTATTCTCGTCAAAACTTAAAGGCCGTCTGCAAAGGCGGCCTTTAACATTTTTATAACTTAAAATATGATTTTATTTTATATATTTGCCATTTTGCTAATTATTCAGAGTTTAATTTCCTTAAAACAAGGCTTTGATTATTTAAGTTATTTTCAAAAATTTAGTTATAAAAAAGATTTTATACCTCGTGTTGCTATTATTGCTCCTTGTAAAGGCTTGGATGCTTCAATGGCTGAATATTTTAAGTCTTTATTTGAGCAAGATTATCCAAACTATCAAATTACATTTGTTGTAGAAAATTCTTTAGACCCAGCACTTAGAGAGATTAATAAATGGCAAGCTCTTTATCCAAAAATTCAAACAAATTGTGCGATTGCTGGAACAAGTGATAAATGTGGTCAAAAAGTACATAACCTAAAAGTAGCAATTAATTCACTTGATCAAAATGTTGAAGCATTTGCTTTTGTAGATTCAGATGTTTGTTTACCTAAAACTTGGTTAATGGCTTTAATTGCTCCTTTAGCAGATAAAACGGTTGCTGCTACAACGGGTTATCGTTGGTTTGTTCCTACAGATAACAGACTAGCTTCTTTGCTGCGCTCTATTTGGAATGGCTCAATAGCTACTAGTTTGGGGGATCATCAAAATAATTTTGCTTGGGGTGGCTCAATGGCAATTTTGCGCTCAACTTTTTACAAAATTGATGTAGAAAGGTATTGGCAAGGAACTGTTAGTGATGATTACGGTCTGACACAAGCCGTTAAAGCTTCAAAACAAGCAATAAAGTTTGTTCCTAGTTGTTTAGTTCCTTCTTTAGGAGGTTGTAGCTTTTCAGAATTACTAGAATTTACTACCCGCCAAATTATTATTACAAAAGTTTATTCAAAGGCTCTTTGGTTGTTATTATTTATTTCTAATAGTATGTTTAACCTAGTTTTTTTTGTAGGTTTAGTATTAGGAATAATTTTGTTTATAAAAGATTTTAATTTCTGGCCGCTTTTGTTGGTGTTAATTATTTATTTTTTAGGTATTTGGAAAAGTGTTTTAAGAATAAAAGCTATAAAATTAGTTTTAACAGACTATGAAAAAATTATTTCTCAAAAACTATTTAGCTATTATTTTTTCTCTCCATTGGTTGCACTAATTTTTGGTTATAACCTAATAATGTCTCTTGGCAGAAATCAAATAACTTGGCGAGGAATTACCTATAAACTTATTTCAAATAGCGAAACAATAGTGATTCGTTAGGCTGCAATTCTTTAATTGCAGCCTCTTTAATCTAAAAACTTTATTTAAGACTATCAAAAAGAATTTCACCATTAACTATAGTCATAAGGCATTTAGTTTTAAGAATTTCTGGTTCAGAAATGGTCATAATGTCAGCAGATAAAATTGTTAGATCAGCTAGTTTTCCAACTTCAATAGATCCTTTGATTTGTTCTTCAAAAGCCGCTTGTGCGGGCCAAATGGTTAGCATTTTTAATGCTTGTTGGCGTGAAACTTTTTGTTCAAGGTGCCAACCCTCACCACTAAAGCCTTTTTGGTCTTTACGAGCTACAGAAGCATAAAATTCAATCATTGGTTCGCCACGCTCTACAGGTGCATCAGAACCAGCAGCAATTATTACTCCTGTTTTCAACAAATCTTGCCAAGCATATGCTCCAGAGAGTCTTTCTTGCCCTAGTCTTTTAGGAGCAAAATGCAGGTCACTAATTGCATGAGATGGTTGCATAGAAGCAATTATCCCAAGTTTAGAAAATCGATTAAGATCTGATGAGTTAAGCACTTGAGCATGTTCTATTCTCCAACGAGGGTCGGATAATTTTCTGTCTTTTTCTGGCACTGTTGCAAAAGCTTTTTCATAAAGGTCTAAGATTGTTCTATTTGCACGATCTCCTATTGCATGTGTTTGTACTTGAATACCTGACTTTAACGCTTTTACCAACATAGGGAACAGAACTTCTTCTTTATGAATTAAAAAACCGCTAGTATCAAAATCAGAATAAGGGGCAAGTAGTGCTGCACCCCTTGAACCAAGCGCACCATCAAACACAACTTTTATAGTCCGAAAGTTAAATAAGCCGTCAAAGCTTCCAGCCGTCGCGCCTTCTTTCATTAAGCGTTCAGCATCAAAGCTTGGGCCGTGAATAGCTTTATGAATACGTAGCTTTATTTTCCCTTCTTTATAAAGTCGTCTAAATAATTCAACTTCTGCATAAGTTCCACCTGCATCATGAAGCTGACACCAGCCAAGCTCAATACTACGTTTAACACCCACTAAAACAGCCTTTTCTATATATTCCGGTGTTAGGGCTGGGATGTGTTTAATTACTAGGTCATGAGCTTTATCCAAAATCATTCCTGTAGGTTCTTTAGTTTCTTTATCTTTAAGAATTTCTCCCCCAAAAGGGTTAGCTGTATCTTTATTAATACGAGCAATTTTTAATGCCAAACTATTAACCACAGCACCATGTCCGTCGGCACGTTCCAAATAAACTGGATTGTTAGGAGAAATTTTATCTAAATCATACCTGGTAGGAAATACAGCAGGCTGCCAGAATGTCTCAATCCAACCTAAACCTGTAACCCATTCACCTGGTTTAACTTGCTCAACTCTAGCTTTAACTTTTGCTAAAAAATCATTTAAGCTAGTAGTTCCTTCTAAGTTAAGCGTAAGTTCTCTAATTCCAATTTCCCTAAGATGACAATGGGAATCTGTAAAACCTGGAACAACAGTATTTCCTTTCAAATCAATAACTTTTGTTATTTTAGATTCATATTTTGATACTTCAGAATTTTCACCAACAAAAATTATTTTATTACCTTTAATGGCAATGGATTCAGCTTTTGACTGGCGATCATTAACCGTGTAAATATTACCATTTTTAAAAATTATATCGGCAGTTTCAGCCTTTTTAGCTGGTAAAACAGGAGTTGTTAAAAAGAAACAAGTAAAAATTAAAATTAAACTTAGAATTTTCATGATTTTGTACCAATAGAATATAGTTTTTAGATTGTTTTAGATTATCTAAAAATCTATTAAGGTCAAGGTTTAAGAGCTATTTTGTATAAATAGTAAAAGAAAACCATACTTAAAAATAAATGGCAAAAATTAGTAATTCTTAGGGAACCAAACAGGGGGTAAAGCGTGTCTAATAAGTAAAAGAATTTACCTTTTTGTTTCTGATAAATTATCTCAAAATAAGATTTACTTAATATTTTTAGAAAAATAGTTGTCAAAAATGGCATTTTTGATCTGTTAAAATTTGGCAAAATGCCAAAAATGGCGACAAAAAATTACCAAATTTAAGACAAACATTTTGAACCATTAAAAATAACTTGGGTTATATCTTATTGATAAAATGTAAGATACAGGATTAAAAAAAGGCTCTTAGGCTAAAAAATAATAAATTTTAGGTTTGGCATAATAATTGAAGAGAAGCAAAACATACAAACCTAAAAATAAAATAATTCGGGAGATACCATAATGAACAAAAAGCCATTAAAAGTCTTAGTGTTAGAAGATGAAGCTTATCGTCGTGAAATGATAGAACCTCTTTTAGAAGAACAAAAGATCTATTGGGCTAAAGATTCAACAGAAGCCCTTGAAATGCTTGATATAGTTAAATTTGATTTGATTTTACTTGACCATGACCTTGCTAATCATAGTTGTGGATGTGCTGTAGCCACAAGATTAGCTAATAAAAGTTGCTTAAATTATGGTACTAAAATAGTTGTTCATTCAATTAACACAAGTGGAATTAAAAGAATGATGAGACTATTAAAAAATATTCCTATTCGTATACCTGTTTTTAGTTTACCTGAAAGTTTACCAGAAGTTATTTCATCTTTAACTTTGTCTCCTAGTGCATAAATGCTGGGCAATTACCTTAATTGCCCACGGCTAGCTTGCAGAGAAATTCTAGCTAAAGGTTGAATAGATAATTCTGGTGCTAATTCTTGATAAGAAAGTACAGCTAAATTACGAAATTCTAGTTCTGCAATACGTCGAACAAAGCGACGAATTTCTTGGTCAGTTACAATAACAGGTTGTTGGGCAGTAGGGGGTAAATTCCCAATCTCCCGTCGAAATGCTGCCAATATATCTTGGGTAATTGCTGGATCAAGCGCGATATAAGTTCCAGAGGAAGTACGGCGAATTGCTCCACGAATAGCATCTTCAATTTCTGGATCAAGAACATAAACAAACAATATAGGATTCCCACCAGTGTAACGAAAACTAATATAACGCTTTAAGCTAGAGCGCACATATTCAGTTAACATAATGGTATCTTTTTCTACACGTCCCCATTCACTAAGGGATTGAAGGATACTTTTCATATCCCGCACAGAAATTTCTTCTTGAACCAACCGTTGTAATACTTCAGTTAATTGATAAATAGAAATAACTTTAGGCACAGTTTCTTGGACTAGGTTGGGAATTGCTCGACTTAAGACGCTTAAAGTGTTTTGTGTTTCTTGAATTCCAATAAATTCATTAGCATAGCGTTTAAGAAAACCTGTTAAATGTAGCAAAATAACTTCTTGAGGTTCCCAAACAACTAAACCAGCATTTTTAGCTAAATCCCTTTGTTCCATTGGCACCCAAGCAGCCGGCTTACCTGTAGCAGGATTTTTAATGTCAATACCTTTAAGCCCATAAACTCTAATATTTTCTGAACCATCATTGACTAAAATATGACCTGGAACAATTTTTCCTATTTCAACAGGCACTTCTTTTAATCTAAATAAATAGCTATTTTCTGCAACAGGAGCATTTCCTGTTACTTGTACACCAGGAAAAATAACACCTAATTCTTGATAAAGCAGTTGGCGCATTTTAGGAACAAGGTCACTTAAGAATTTACCTTCTTGGTTAAGGTCAATTAATGGTGTAAGGTCTTTGCTAACCTCAACGGAAATAGGAACAGTTAAAGAAATTTGAGGATCACGAGAACCTTTTTGCTTATTTTCGTCTTTGTCCTTTCCTTCGGCTGCTTCACCAACTACAGGAACACCAGTTTTAAGTGTGCTATAGGCAATACCACCAGCAATAAAAGCCATAATAAAAAAGGGAATAGAAGTAGAAGGGTGGACAAAAAAGAATGTTAGACCAAAAATTCCTAAAATTGCTGCTGCAATACTTATTGCTTTAGGTTGGGCAAGGATTTGTTGGCTTATGTCTTTACCTATGTTAGATGTGCTATCTTCTGTTGCTACACGAGTTGTAACAATACCAGCAGACACAGCAATTAGCAATGAAGGGACTTGAGCAACTAATCCATCACCAATAGTTAAAATTGTATAAACTTTAACTGCACGTGACATTTCCATTCCACGCATTAAAACGCCAATAGTTAAACCACCAATGATGTTAATTAGAGTAATGATAATGCCTGCAATAGCATCACCTTTAACAAACTTCATTGCACCATCCATTGAGCCGTGAAGTTGAGATTCACGAGCTAAAGCATTACGACGACGGCGAGCCTCAGTCATATCAAAAGCACCTGCACGTAAATCAGCATCGATACTCATTTGTTTTCCTGGCATTGCATCAAGGGTAAAACGAGCAGCTACTTCAGATACACGCTCCGAACCTTTCGTTATTACCAGAAAGTTAACAATTGTAATAATTAAGAAGACCACGCCACCTACTACAATATTACCCCCTACAACAAACTTACCAAAGGTTTCAATTACTGCTCCTGCATCACCTTGTAACAAAATAAGACGAGTAGCTGCAATAGAAAGACCTAAGCGAAATAATGTGGTTAGAAGTAAAATAGTAGGATAAGAAGCTAATTGTGTAGGTTCAGAGATATAAATAGAAACCATTAAAATAGCAAAAGCTAAAGTTAGATTACAAACCAATAAAAAGCTTAATATAAATGTTGGTACTGGTAAAATCATTAAGGTTAAAATCATTAATACCAGTATAGCCATAACAATATCGCTATATTGAGTAATTACTCCAGCGACATTGCCAGCCATTAATTCAGTTTTAATCTCTTTAAAAGACTTGAGCATATCTTCAAACACGACTTTAGCTCCTTATTTTAAGTAGTTAAATTAATAGGTTGGGTTTGTTGTAGAGCAATTTTAGCGATTTACTTTGGAGATTGCTATCAAAAATTTAGCTAAATAATTTGGCTAAAACAACAAAGCTTAATTTTTAACAAAAAAGGTGGGAAAATAAGGTAGCTTCCAAAACTACCTTATTTTTAGCATTTATAATACAGGTTCTTGACCTTGATCAATTTGGTGTTGTAACTCTTTAATTAGTTCATTCATTCCAATAATGATTGCTCTTGCACGATTAGCAGCAGGGTCATTTTGGTTAGGATCAAGTTCAATTGCGCGTTTTAAGTCATCGCTTGCTGCCTTAAATTCTGCACGTTTTAGAAAGATTTCTGCACGGTTAACATGAGCAGAGATATCTGTATCATTAAGGCGAATAGCTTCATTAAGTTCTATCAACGCTTCATCATGTTTTCCTTCAGCAGTTAATACAGTTCCAAGAGCAGAACGAGCTAAGGCATTATTCTTATTTAATAATACTGCTCCGCGAAAAAGATCTTCAGCCTCAGAACGTCGGCCTTGTTGATACATTAATGCACCAACTGTTAGTATGGCATTAATATCATCATCTTTTATTCCAGAAATTTCTTGTAGTGTAACTTTTCCTTCTACTACGTTGGATAAATAGTTTAACCCTTCACGAATTTTGTCTTCTGTGCTTAGGTCTAAATTTTCCAATATATTTTCTGTCCCTGACATTTATTGCCTCCAGTAGTTTTATAATTTCTTATTTCCCAACAAAATAGGACACTCCTCTTAATTAACTAAAAATTTGTTATTAAGAATTTTTCTAAAAATTAATACTATTAATGGAAAGTACAAATATTATTAATTGCTTATTATTAAATGGAGTTTATTTTGTACGAGAAGCAGATATTTTAAGCTATCAGTACCCTGCAAGCAAGCAAGATTTTTGATAGCTTGCCGTTTTAATTCTTAAATAAACCATAAAATCAATAAATTAAGCTGTATAGTAGAACTCATGTTGCTTTTTTACTATACAGCTTGTTAATTTTCGGGTGTATTATGAGATTACAATTGACTTAAGTAAAAATTTTAGGCTTGTTGGGATAAACCAATAGGAGTGAAATAGTAATTTTGTACTCCAATGGGTAGTAATGAGCCGTTAAGAGTATCAAGAACTCCTCTTTGACGTTGGTTAAATCCTTGTTGTTGAGATAATTTATCAAGGTTATCGCCAAGTTGTTGATATAGTCCTAATACATCAGGAAGTCCACCATTAGCAATTTGTTGCTGTGCATTTTGCAATTTGCTAATAGAGTTTTGGACAACATTTTTAGCATCATCTTTAAGATTACCTAGTTGGTTAAGTTGTTGGAAAGCTGAAGTTAAATTTTGCAAGTTTACATTATAGTTATTTCGTCTTGCAGCATTAGCAGGATCAGCATAAAAGGCTGTTAAGCGTTGTTGTGTTTGTTGAGAATTTTTAGCTACATCTAGATATTGTCTTACACCTGTTGTTCCACTAAAAGTTGCTTGTGGTGCAGTATTAGCAGGAACAGGGAAACCACCGTTGAAAAATACTGTTTGGCTACGACCATCACCTAGAGGGACATTGATAAATTGTAGTTTGTCAGCAGAATTTACTTGGTAATTTATTTTATTGGTATCAATATTATTTAAACCAATAGTTTTTAAGTATTTAGTTACATCTGCACCAAAAACTTGTGCAGGGTTGGCTTGAGCTTGGGAAAGAGGATTTTTGCGAACAGTATCAAAAGCTGGTAGTGGGAATCCTGCTGCTGCGGCTTGATCAGGTGTTGGGCGCATTGCTGGTGCTGGAGTGATAGGAGTTCCTGCTACTGGTACTCGGTTAGTATCATAATTAGAAGCACCAATGGCTAAAATGTTAACACCGGTTTTGACTAAATTCTTTTGATTTTGGTTTAAGTCACAACTGCTATCAAGTGCGCGATAAGCATTTGCTACTTGTGCATAAATTTGACGTGGGCTAGGTGCTGGAGCATTGACATCAGAAAGTGCGTTGTAAGCAGTTTTTAAGTTATTGATTGCAGAATCAATTTTACCTTTTAATTTATCATCTAAATTTCCAGAATTTCTTAATGTTGTTAAATTACTTGCTAAATTAGCTAAATTGACTGAATAATTTTTTCTTGATGTTAAATCGCCTGCATAAAGGTTTTGTACACTTTGAAGTTGTGTATCAGAAAGAGGTTGAGCAGATTTATAAAATGATAAAGTTCCTGCTTTGTCAAATGCCATTCTAGGTAGAGTTGCTACGCTAGTTGCTGGAAAACCTGCTGTATAAAAACTTGTTGCTGTACCACCGCCCTTAAATGAAATTTGAGAACTTTGTAAAACATTAGCAGAATTAACTGTTGCTACTGTTTTATTATCTCTAAATCTATCAGTTGGGAGTGAAATAGTATTTTTTAAGAAAGTGTTAACTTGTGGGTTAAAAACTTCTCTTGGTTTTAGAGAAGGGCTTGGAGGTGGTTGAGTGTTGCTGTTGTTGCTGCTAAGAAGGCTAGTTGCACTTTGTTGTAGTTGCATTCTTAGTAAGGATGCACCAAGAAAACTAGTGTCTTCCCGACGAACTAATTCACCAGTATTTGCAGGTGTTTGGGATGTTTCTAAATTGGTGTTAATACTTTGTTGATTTTGGTTGATTGAATCGATATTGCGTAAGTTAATACTAGAGTTAATACTATTGATAGACATGTTTTCTCCTGTAAAATAATAAAATAATTTTTACGCTATAATGGATTTAGCGTAAGTTTAAGATACCAAAATAAATGAGGATTTCCAGTTGATAAGCACAAACAAATAAATAAGTTAGAACAAAGTTGGAACACTTGTAGAGGAAAGTGATACGAGAAAATAATAAATTAAATAATTAATAAAAAACTTGTTCTTTAATGAAAAACTACTTTATAAATTAAAAAAAAGAAAAATGTAAAAAAAGATAAATTTGTTTAGGGCTTAAATTGTAGGGGCAGCAAAATTTTACCAATTAAATTACTAAAGATTTATAGATTAAAAGATTTATAGATTAAAAGATTTATAAGTTGATTTAATTGATTTATTTATTAATATTTAATTAACTGGTAGGCAACCTGTGTGCCACAGAGCAATAATTTTTCCTGAAATCGACATATCTATTGTATTTTTTATATTTTAGTTAAAACTATCAAAATTCATAAAGTAAAAATAAGATAGCATATTTCAGGCTAAATTATGTAAAAAAATACATGGTAAATATTTATTGCTATGTAAAAAATACCTGGTAGGTCAATGGTTTGTGGTTTTTGATATTTTCTTGTAGGATTTAGCGAAGTTACTTATTTAATAACATTTTAGGAGCAATTTATAATGACAAGGTCTTTAATACTTTTAGCCATACTCT is a window of Blastocatellia bacterium DNA encoding:
- a CDS encoding amidohydrolase; protein product: MKILSLILIFTCFFLTTPVLPAKKAETADIIFKNGNIYTVNDRQSKAESIAIKGNKIIFVGENSEVSKYESKITKVIDLKGNTVVPGFTDSHCHLREIGIRELTLNLEGTTSLNDFLAKVKARVEQVKPGEWVTGLGWIETFWQPAVFPTRYDLDKISPNNPVYLERADGHGAVVNSLALKIARINKDTANPFGGEILKDKETKEPTGMILDKAHDLVIKHIPALTPEYIEKAVLVGVKRSIELGWCQLHDAGGTYAEVELFRRLYKEGKIKLRIHKAIHGPSFDAERLMKEGATAGSFDGLFNFRTIKVVFDGALGSRGAALLAPYSDFDTSGFLIHKEEVLFPMLVKALKSGIQVQTHAIGDRANRTILDLYEKAFATVPEKDRKLSDPRWRIEHAQVLNSSDLNRFSKLGIIASMQPSHAISDLHFAPKRLGQERLSGAYAWQDLLKTGVIIAAGSDAPVERGEPMIEFYASVARKDQKGFSGEGWHLEQKVSRQQALKMLTIWPAQAAFEEQIKGSIEVGKLADLTILSADIMTISEPEILKTKCLMTIVNGEILFDSLK
- a CDS encoding glycosyltransferase family 2 protein, yielding MILFYIFAILLIIQSLISLKQGFDYLSYFQKFSYKKDFIPRVAIIAPCKGLDASMAEYFKSLFEQDYPNYQITFVVENSLDPALREINKWQALYPKIQTNCAIAGTSDKCGQKVHNLKVAINSLDQNVEAFAFVDSDVCLPKTWLMALIAPLADKTVAATTGYRWFVPTDNRLASLLRSIWNGSIATSLGDHQNNFAWGGSMAILRSTFYKIDVERYWQGTVSDDYGLTQAVKASKQAIKFVPSCLVPSLGGCSFSELLEFTTRQIIITKVYSKALWLLLFISNSMFNLVFFVGLVLGIILFIKDFNFWPLLLVLIIYFLGIWKSVLRIKAIKLVLTDYEKIISQKLFSYYFFSPLVALIFGYNLIMSLGRNQITWRGITYKLISNSETIVIR
- the sctV gene encoding type III secretion system export apparatus subunit SctV, translating into MAGNVAGVITQYSDIVMAILVLMILTLMILPVPTFILSFLLVCNLTLAFAILMVSIYISEPTQLASYPTILLLTTLFRLGLSIAATRLILLQGDAGAVIETFGKFVVGGNIVVGGVVFLIITIVNFLVITKGSERVSEVAARFTLDAMPGKQMSIDADLRAGAFDMTEARRRRNALARESQLHGSMDGAMKFVKGDAIAGIIITLINIIGGLTIGVLMRGMEMSRAVKVYTILTIGDGLVAQVPSLLIAVSAGIVTTRVATEDSTSNIGKDISQQILAQPKAISIAAAILGIFGLTFFFVHPSTSIPFFIMAFIAGGIAYSTLKTGVPVVGEAAEGKDKDENKQKGSRDPQISLTVPISVEVSKDLTPLIDLNQEGKFLSDLVPKMRQLLYQELGVIFPGVQVTGNAPVAENSYLFRLKEVPVEIGKIVPGHILVNDGSENIRVYGLKGIDIKNPATGKPAAWVPMEQRDLAKNAGLVVWEPQEVILLHLTGFLKRYANEFIGIQETQNTLSVLSRAIPNLVQETVPKVISIYQLTEVLQRLVQEEISVRDMKSILQSLSEWGRVEKDTIMLTEYVRSSLKRYISFRYTGGNPILFVYVLDPEIEDAIRGAIRRTSSGTYIALDPAITQDILAAFRREIGNLPPTAQQPVIVTDQEIRRFVRRIAELEFRNLAVLSYQELAPELSIQPLARISLQASRGQLR
- a CDS encoding response regulator, which produces MNKKPLKVLVLEDEAYRREMIEPLLEEQKIYWAKDSTEALEMLDIVKFDLILLDHDLANHSCGCAVATRLANKSCLNYGTKIVVHSINTSGIKRMMRLLKNIPIRIPVFSLPESLPEVISSLTLSPSA